A DNA window from Betaproteobacteria bacterium contains the following coding sequences:
- a CDS encoding efflux RND transporter periplasmic adaptor subunit, with translation MHLHGAPRRSTCFLLTLTAIALVGCSEASQAPPAPQPPEVSVVTVHRASVPVSTELPGRTSAHLVAQVRARVDGIVLSRPFTEGADVNASQLLYQIDPAPYRAALASAAAMLARAQATLAAANVLVERYKILLGGNGVAQQDYDNAVAAQGQASADVATGKAAVQTAQINLGYTSVVSPIEGRIGPSAVTQGAFVQASAATLLATVQQLDPIYVDLNQSSVQGLQLRRDVASGRLKLTGPGQAKVTLLLEDGTQYPLAGSLQFTDVTVDQGTGSVTVRALFPNPKAVLLPGMFVRARIDQGINDNVVLVPQVGVTRDASGKATALVVGADNKVSLRAIQATRTTGTDWVVEDGLNEGDKVIVAGVQKVQPGATVRAVAVASAAPAPVASTPQPAESN, from the coding sequence ATGCATTTGCATGGGGCACCGCGGCGATCTACCTGTTTCCTTTTAACGCTGACTGCAATTGCGCTTGTCGGCTGCAGCGAAGCGAGTCAGGCGCCGCCCGCTCCGCAACCTCCGGAAGTCAGCGTGGTGACGGTCCATCGCGCGAGCGTCCCTGTGAGCACTGAACTGCCGGGACGCACTTCCGCGCACCTCGTGGCGCAGGTCCGTGCCCGAGTCGACGGCATCGTCCTCTCCCGGCCTTTCACGGAAGGCGCAGACGTGAACGCGAGCCAGTTGCTATACCAGATCGATCCGGCGCCCTACCGCGCGGCGCTCGCGAGCGCCGCGGCGATGCTCGCGCGCGCCCAAGCCACGCTCGCCGCGGCCAACGTGCTGGTGGAGCGCTACAAGATCCTTCTCGGCGGCAACGGCGTCGCCCAGCAGGACTACGACAACGCGGTCGCGGCCCAGGGGCAGGCGTCCGCCGATGTCGCCACCGGAAAGGCCGCGGTCCAGACCGCGCAAATCAATCTCGGCTACACGAGTGTGGTGTCGCCCATCGAGGGACGCATCGGCCCTTCGGCGGTGACCCAGGGTGCCTTCGTGCAGGCGAGCGCCGCGACGCTGCTCGCGACCGTGCAGCAACTCGACCCGATCTATGTCGACCTCAACCAATCCAGCGTGCAGGGCCTGCAGCTGCGCCGCGACGTCGCGAGCGGAAGGCTGAAGCTGACCGGCCCGGGCCAGGCCAAGGTGACGCTCCTTCTCGAGGACGGCACTCAATATCCGCTTGCGGGGTCCTTGCAATTCACCGACGTCACGGTGGACCAGGGCACAGGCTCGGTGACCGTGCGCGCGCTGTTCCCCAACCCGAAAGCCGTGCTGTTGCCGGGCATGTTCGTCCGTGCACGCATCGACCAGGGGATCAACGACAACGTCGTGCTCGTCCCTCAAGTCGGCGTAACCCGTGACGCGAGCGGCAAGGCTACGGCGCTCGTCGTCGGCGCGGACAACAAGGTATCGCTGCGCGCGATCCAGGCCACCCGCACGACCGGCACCGATTGGGTGGTGGAGGACGGGCTGAACGAAGGCGATAAAGTGATCGTGGCTGGCGTGCAGAAAGTGCAGCCGGGAGCCACCGTTCGAGCCGTCGCTGTCGCGAGCGCCGCGCCGGCGCCCGTCGCATCGACGCCCCAACCTGCAGAGTCGAACTGA
- a CDS encoding DNA starvation/stationary phase protection protein: MDAITRITDAITRPDTRDLSLHTLTDLGAEAARDISGALNVLLADLFALYLKTKNFHWHVSGPHFRDYHLLLDEQANQIFSTTDSIAERVRKIGGSTLRSVGHIARLQRVLDNNAEYVTPLDMLAELRDDNKQLATRLREAHGLCDEHRDVASASLIETWIDETEGRVWFLFEAARRGDSSGH, encoded by the coding sequence ATGGATGCCATAACCCGAATCACCGATGCCATAACCCGGCCCGATACCCGGGACCTTTCGCTTCACACCCTGACGGATCTGGGTGCGGAGGCGGCGCGCGACATTTCGGGAGCACTCAACGTGCTGCTGGCGGACTTGTTCGCCTTGTACCTGAAAACGAAAAACTTCCATTGGCACGTGTCCGGCCCGCACTTCCGCGACTACCACCTCTTGCTGGATGAACAGGCTAACCAGATCTTCTCGACCACCGACAGCATTGCCGAGCGTGTGCGCAAGATCGGCGGATCGACGCTGCGTTCCGTCGGCCACATTGCCCGCCTCCAGCGCGTTCTGGACAACAACGCGGAGTACGTTACGCCGCTCGATATGCTTGCAGAGTTGCGCGACGACAACAAACAACTCGCGACGCGACTTCGCGAGGCGCACGGACTCTGCGACGAACATCGGGATGTGGCGAGCGCCAGCCTGATCGAGACCTGGATCGACGAGACGGAAGGCCGCGTGTGGTTCCTCTTCGAGGCGGCGCGCCGCGGCGACAGCAGTGGTCATTGA
- a CDS encoding NAD(P)-dependent oxidoreductase codes for MKIGIAGTGRMGTAIALRLLELDHEVTVWNRAPEKTAVAAATGAAVAPTPAALASACDRIITILTNTAAMEAVYTGKDGLLSGDVRGKLLIEMSTVRGDDHRALASKVAARDAALLECPVSGTVRPAREGKLVGFAGGTPEAFAAAQPLLDQLCRRFELIGPMGAGANMKLAANLLLTVFWQALGEACSLMQGVPIEPERLIDLLADSNIGAGILKARGALVATALAGNDTAAASFDVDFMRKDLRDMLQEAAALGVSLPVAARTLKCFDEASLAEFGKMDATRYPAWWISHTETEQA; via the coding sequence ATGAAGATCGGTATCGCCGGCACAGGCCGGATGGGAACGGCAATCGCCCTGCGGCTGCTGGAACTGGACCACGAGGTCACAGTTTGGAACAGGGCACCGGAGAAGACCGCGGTGGCTGCCGCTACGGGAGCTGCCGTTGCGCCGACACCCGCAGCTTTGGCTTCGGCCTGCGACAGGATCATTACCATCTTGACCAACACTGCGGCCATGGAGGCCGTCTACACCGGGAAGGATGGGTTGCTGTCGGGGGACGTGCGGGGCAAGCTGCTGATCGAAATGAGCACTGTGCGCGGAGACGACCACCGCGCGCTCGCGTCCAAGGTGGCAGCCAGGGATGCGGCGTTGCTCGAATGCCCGGTCAGCGGCACGGTCAGACCGGCCCGCGAAGGAAAGCTGGTCGGGTTCGCCGGGGGTACGCCCGAGGCCTTCGCGGCTGCCCAGCCGCTGCTCGATCAACTCTGTCGCAGGTTCGAGCTGATCGGCCCGATGGGCGCGGGGGCCAACATGAAGCTCGCGGCCAATCTGCTGCTCACGGTGTTCTGGCAGGCCCTGGGCGAGGCATGCAGTCTGATGCAGGGCGTCCCGATCGAGCCGGAAAGGCTCATCGATCTGTTGGCGGATTCCAACATCGGCGCCGGCATCCTCAAGGCCCGCGGCGCCCTGGTGGCCACCGCGCTCGCGGGCAACGACACGGCAGCAGCGAGCTTCGACGTCGACTTCATGCGCAAGGACCTGCGCGATATGCTGCAGGAAGCCGCAGCACTCGGCGTTTCGTTGCCCGTGGCGGCACGCACGCTGAAGTGCTTCGACGAGGCCTCCCTCGCCGAGTTCGGGAAGATGGACGCAACCCGGTATCCGGCATGGTGGATCAGCCACACCGAAACAGAACAGGCCTGA
- a CDS encoding DUF4124 domain-containing protein, giving the protein MALIFPMVLGIARASEVNMWFDETGEVHFSDMPLADVKAPRVPQSETFRAGMKAQGKSRGGLSIIAGTTAPDPTSDAEPVHTEDQQNAVAAQANAERRHKMIEDCEQNNGVDCEREVDTELGAEAIQRGGHVIHQMRSAGSMR; this is encoded by the coding sequence ATGGCGCTGATATTTCCAATGGTCTTAGGGATCGCGCGCGCCAGCGAAGTCAATATGTGGTTCGACGAAACAGGTGAGGTGCACTTTTCGGATATGCCTCTGGCGGACGTAAAAGCGCCTCGCGTGCCGCAGTCGGAGACATTTCGCGCAGGCATGAAGGCGCAGGGCAAGTCCCGTGGCGGCCTGAGCATCATCGCCGGCACGACTGCGCCGGACCCGACTTCTGACGCAGAGCCCGTTCACACGGAAGATCAACAGAACGCGGTAGCTGCCCAAGCAAACGCCGAGCGCCGTCACAAGATGATCGAGGATTGCGAGCAGAACAACGGCGTCGATTGCGAGCGCGAGGTAGACACGGAGCTAGGCGCCGAAGCGATCCAGCGTGGCGGTCATGTGATCCACCAGATGCGGTCGGCCGGGTCGATGCGCTGA
- a CDS encoding c-type cytochrome, giving the protein MTTLLDLLGRGSLAFAAVVFVVAAGNPHPVGAADSVPEMAANCGACHGPAGRSSMTEIPSLAGQPAYYLTLQLTLFRDQQRQSARMSPIATALSDSEVRQFSAYFAALPPAEPLGGQDKAQVGEGERLTQANHCASCHLATFAGQNQMPRLAGQREDYLLKAMKDYGDGSRPGFDGTMTEVLHGLPDRDLAALAHYLSQLH; this is encoded by the coding sequence ATGACTACGTTGCTTGATCTGCTCGGACGTGGGTCACTGGCGTTTGCAGCCGTCGTGTTCGTGGTTGCGGCCGGGAATCCGCATCCGGTTGGAGCCGCGGATTCCGTCCCTGAAATGGCCGCAAACTGCGGCGCCTGCCATGGGCCCGCCGGCCGTTCTTCGATGACCGAGATACCTTCATTGGCTGGGCAGCCAGCGTACTACCTCACACTGCAGCTGACTTTATTCCGGGACCAGCAGCGCCAGTCTGCACGTATGTCGCCGATCGCTACGGCCCTGAGCGACAGCGAGGTGCGGCAGTTCAGCGCCTACTTTGCCGCGTTACCTCCGGCAGAACCGCTGGGCGGACAAGACAAAGCCCAAGTAGGCGAAGGTGAACGCCTGACCCAAGCCAATCACTGTGCCTCGTGCCACCTCGCGACCTTCGCCGGACAAAACCAGATGCCGCGCCTGGCTGGTCAGCGCGAGGACTATCTGCTCAAGGCGATGAAGGACTATGGGGACGGCAGTCGCCCGGGCTTCGACGGGACTATGACAGAGGTGCTGCACGGGCTTCCGGACCGGGATCTGGCGGCTCTCGCGCATTACCTGTCCCAGCTGCACTAG
- a CDS encoding sorbosone dehydrogenase family protein yields the protein MAKSANDIPVSKIKLPPGFAIELWASGLANARSIAVGSKGTVFVGTRLAGNVYAVVHKGDHREVKTIATGLHRPNGVAFRDGSLYVAEISRVLRYDDIESRLDHPPAPVVVYADLPKDEPHGWRFIRFGPDGWLYVGIGAPCNICNPPATNAQIRRIRPDGSAAEVYARGVRNTVGFDWDPASGQLWFTDNGRDWLGDDLPSDELNHAAGPGLNFGYPFCHQGDTPDPEFASLGSCADAVPPAVKLGAHVASLGMRFYTGGMFPPDYRNRIFIAEHGSWNRSKKSGYRIVSVDNSRQPPRSEVFADGWLDNQTYWGRPVDVQVMPDGSLLVSDDEAGALYRISYTR from the coding sequence ATGGCGAAGAGCGCGAACGACATCCCCGTGAGCAAGATCAAACTGCCTCCGGGCTTTGCGATCGAGCTGTGGGCCAGCGGGCTGGCGAACGCCCGCTCCATCGCGGTCGGGTCGAAGGGCACGGTGTTCGTCGGCACGCGGCTCGCCGGCAACGTCTACGCCGTGGTGCACAAGGGCGACCATCGCGAAGTCAAGACTATCGCTACGGGCCTGCACCGGCCCAACGGGGTCGCGTTCCGCGACGGCTCGTTGTACGTGGCCGAAATCTCGCGCGTGTTGCGCTATGACGATATCGAGAGCCGGCTGGACCATCCTCCCGCACCGGTAGTCGTATATGCCGACCTGCCCAAAGACGAACCGCATGGCTGGCGCTTTATCCGCTTCGGTCCCGACGGCTGGCTGTACGTCGGCATCGGAGCACCGTGCAACATCTGCAATCCGCCGGCGACCAACGCGCAGATTCGCCGCATCCGTCCCGACGGCTCGGCCGCAGAGGTTTATGCGCGCGGCGTGCGCAACACCGTCGGCTTCGACTGGGATCCTGCTAGCGGGCAGTTGTGGTTCACCGATAACGGACGCGACTGGTTAGGAGACGATCTCCCGAGCGACGAACTCAATCATGCCGCGGGACCTGGACTGAACTTCGGCTATCCGTTCTGCCACCAGGGCGACACACCGGATCCGGAATTCGCTAGCCTCGGCTCCTGCGCTGATGCCGTGCCACCTGCAGTGAAGCTGGGTGCGCACGTTGCCTCGCTCGGAATGCGTTTCTATACCGGCGGCATGTTCCCGCCGGACTATCGCAACCGCATCTTCATCGCCGAGCATGGCTCCTGGAATCGCAGCAAGAAATCGGGCTACCGAATCGTCTCCGTGGACAATTCCCGGCAGCCGCCAAGGTCCGAAGTGTTCGCCGACGGCTGGCTGGATAATCAGACGTACTGGGGCCGCCCGGTGGATGTGCAGGTCATGCCCGACGGGTCGCTGCTGGTCTCGGACGATGAGGCCGGTGCGCTGTATCGGATCAGCTATACCAGGTGA
- a CDS encoding aldo/keto reductase, with the protein METIQLGNTNIVASRIGLGTWAVGGWMWGGTDEQQAIATIQSALDRGITLIDTAPVYGFGRSEEIVGKALAEGGRRTRTVIATKMALEWRDGKVFRNSTRARIRQEIEDSLRRLRTDYIDLYQVHWPDPRVPIEETAAALGELRAEGKIRAIGVSNYSPTQMEAFHKIAPLHTVQPPYNLFERDIEKDVLPYARRAGVTVLAYGALCLGLLTGKIGEGTRFKGDDLRKADPKFQQPRLGQYLAAVHALEEFAHQRYGKSVLALAVRWILDQGGTIALWGARKPGQLDAVDDALGWSLDTSAMREIDAILALHVKDPVGPEFMAPPARGVVESVPA; encoded by the coding sequence ATGGAAACCATTCAACTCGGCAACACAAATATCGTCGCTTCCCGCATCGGCCTGGGCACCTGGGCTGTCGGCGGCTGGATGTGGGGTGGAACCGACGAGCAGCAGGCGATCGCCACGATTCAGAGCGCCCTCGATCGAGGTATCACGCTTATCGACACCGCACCGGTCTACGGATTCGGCCGGTCGGAAGAGATCGTGGGCAAAGCATTGGCCGAGGGCGGTCGGCGCACCCGCACGGTTATCGCCACCAAAATGGCGCTGGAGTGGCGCGACGGCAAAGTGTTTCGAAACTCAACGCGCGCGCGGATTCGCCAGGAGATCGAAGATTCGTTGCGCAGGCTTCGCACCGATTACATTGATCTGTACCAGGTGCACTGGCCTGATCCCAGAGTGCCCATTGAGGAGACTGCTGCAGCCCTGGGCGAGTTGCGCGCAGAGGGCAAGATCCGGGCAATCGGTGTGAGCAACTACAGCCCGACGCAGATGGAGGCCTTTCACAAAATTGCACCACTGCACACGGTGCAGCCACCTTACAACCTGTTCGAGCGCGACATCGAGAAGGACGTGCTGCCTTACGCCCGCAGGGCCGGCGTCACCGTGCTGGCTTATGGGGCGCTGTGCCTTGGGCTGCTGACCGGCAAGATCGGCGAGGGCACACGCTTCAAGGGCGATGACCTGCGCAAGGCCGATCCGAAATTCCAGCAGCCGCGCCTCGGCCAGTACCTGGCGGCCGTGCACGCACTGGAGGAGTTCGCACATCAGCGCTACGGCAAGAGTGTGCTCGCTCTGGCCGTGCGCTGGATCCTCGATCAGGGCGGCACCATCGCATTGTGGGGCGCGCGCAAGCCCGGGCAGCTTGACGCTGTCGACGACGCGCTGGGGTGGTCGCTCGATACCTCGGCAATGCGCGAAATCGACGCCATCCTCGCATTGCATGTGAAGGACCCGGTCGGCCCCGAGTTCATGGCACCGCCGGCGCGCGGCGTAGTTGAGAGCGTCCCGGCTTGA
- a CDS encoding TetR/AcrR family transcriptional regulator yields MKAPRSKHRKPISSRSASARERIDQTAYELFSRHGIRAVGVDTVVARSGVAKMTLYRHYASKDKLALAFLRRREELWTRAWLQEEVERRARMPGERLLAVFDTFDTWFRRSDFEGCSFAKALLEQSDLRHPVRNAAVRHIETIRALLRQWVEDAGVRNPDRLARQWQILMMGSIIAAYAGDLNAARRARDVGMSLLMRERVAIGKRFRA; encoded by the coding sequence ATGAAAGCACCTCGATCCAAACATCGAAAGCCAATCTCCTCTCGCTCCGCCAGCGCGAGAGAGCGCATAGATCAAACCGCGTACGAGCTTTTTTCTCGCCACGGAATCCGTGCGGTGGGCGTTGATACCGTCGTTGCACGCTCTGGTGTGGCGAAAATGACTTTGTATCGGCACTATGCTTCCAAAGACAAGCTCGCACTCGCTTTTCTCCGCCGTCGTGAGGAATTGTGGACGCGGGCTTGGCTGCAGGAAGAGGTGGAGCGCCGGGCCCGAATGCCCGGCGAGCGCCTGCTTGCCGTGTTCGATACTTTTGACACGTGGTTCCGTCGGTCCGATTTCGAGGGCTGTTCCTTCGCGAAAGCGCTGCTCGAACAGAGTGACCTAAGGCATCCCGTTCGAAATGCGGCCGTGCGCCACATCGAGACGATCCGCGCACTCCTGCGACAATGGGTTGAGGACGCAGGCGTGCGCAACCCGGATCGCTTGGCAAGACAGTGGCAAATCCTGATGATGGGATCGATCATCGCCGCCTACGCGGGTGACCTGAACGCGGCGAGGCGAGCCAGGGATGTGGGAATGTCGCTCCTCATGCGCGAGCGTGTCGCGATTGGGAAGAGATTTCGGGCGTGA
- a CDS encoding PAS domain S-box protein, whose amino-acid sequence MTSHITEQQTRVALLDSERRVLERIASGAPLREILETLVRLIEEQADGMRCAVLLVDTMQQRLRFAAAPNIPEDYKAGIDPFLRIAPNMGSCGTAAFLRKPVYTKDTGVDALWEDCRDIAVRNGLRAIWSTPILSDDNTVLGTFAMYYSEPRLPSTDHIHLIDMATQMVRLAVEAKSSEELLRTVFEGAPCGMGITDLAGNIVRVNPTFARLVGHTQAELQGKTIADVTHEEDYPQNKALIDELLAGKREAFVIDERYRRKDGQLVWVHNTVALLHGPADEPRYMVALIEDITARKHAEEASRQMAGEIQALSRQKEDHLRLVIDTIPTMAWSVLPDGAVDFVNQRWLEYTGLSLEEALEGSTRTVHPEDLPRVMGKWSLDMAAGEPCEDEMRLRRADGEYRWFLIRTVPLRDEQGNIVKWYGTSTDIEDRKRAENALRESEEKFRQLAENIREVVWMTTPAMDELLYVSPAYEVIWARSLESLRQRPRSFMEAIHTEDREHVVGILERQREQGFEVEYRIVRPDGSVRWIRDRGFPIKNRSGKVYRIAGVAEDITQRKHAGDALRRSAAEHQALSRRLVELQESERRQLSRELHDRVGQYLTALRINLDILQKALASSGNGEVRARVDDSAALLESTMDAIENVMSELRPSMLDDHGLAAALDWHASNFSMRTGIAVAVSGSEPAVRPAPQVEIALFRIAQEALNNVVKHARARHVEIALDHANGECVMSVQDDGIGFDRVEATSDKPKPGLGMVTMRERAQAVGGRFEVRALPGRGTRLTVRVPR is encoded by the coding sequence GTGACTTCACACATAACCGAACAACAGACTCGCGTCGCGCTTCTTGATAGCGAGCGCCGGGTGCTCGAGCGGATCGCCAGTGGCGCGCCGCTACGGGAGATTCTCGAAACCCTGGTCCGGCTGATCGAGGAGCAGGCTGACGGTATGCGCTGCGCCGTGCTGCTGGTGGACACCATGCAGCAGCGGCTCAGGTTTGCCGCTGCGCCGAACATCCCCGAGGATTACAAGGCGGGCATCGACCCGTTCCTGCGCATCGCGCCCAACATGGGCTCGTGCGGGACAGCGGCGTTCCTGCGCAAACCGGTGTACACGAAAGACACTGGGGTTGATGCGCTTTGGGAGGACTGCCGCGACATCGCGGTCCGCAACGGCCTGCGCGCGATCTGGTCCACCCCGATTCTTTCGGACGACAACACTGTGCTCGGGACATTTGCGATGTATTACAGCGAGCCGCGCCTGCCGTCGACGGATCACATCCACCTGATCGACATGGCCACGCAGATGGTGCGTTTGGCGGTCGAGGCGAAGAGCAGCGAGGAGTTGTTGCGGACGGTTTTCGAAGGGGCGCCGTGCGGTATGGGAATCACCGACCTCGCGGGGAATATCGTCCGGGTCAATCCGACGTTTGCGCGGCTGGTGGGCCACACGCAAGCGGAGCTGCAAGGCAAGACCATCGCGGACGTCACCCACGAGGAAGACTATCCACAAAACAAGGCGCTGATCGACGAGCTGCTCGCGGGCAAGCGCGAGGCCTTTGTGATCGACGAGCGCTATCGTCGAAAGGACGGCCAATTAGTCTGGGTGCACAATACCGTGGCGCTCCTGCACGGTCCGGCGGACGAGCCTCGCTACATGGTCGCACTTATCGAGGACATTACCGCGCGCAAGCACGCGGAGGAGGCTTCGCGGCAGATGGCCGGGGAGATTCAAGCGTTGTCGCGGCAAAAGGAAGATCACCTTCGGCTTGTCATCGACACAATTCCCACGATGGCCTGGAGCGTTCTGCCTGACGGCGCCGTTGATTTCGTCAATCAGCGTTGGCTGGAATATACGGGCCTCTCTTTGGAGGAGGCACTTGAAGGGTCGACTCGCACAGTTCATCCAGAAGACCTTCCAAGGGTCATGGGAAAGTGGTCTCTGGACATGGCTGCCGGGGAACCGTGCGAGGATGAAATGCGTTTGCGCCGCGCTGACGGAGAATATCGCTGGTTCCTGATACGCACTGTGCCGCTGCGCGATGAACAGGGGAATATCGTAAAGTGGTACGGAACGAGTACCGATATCGAGGACCGAAAGCGGGCCGAGAATGCACTGCGCGAGAGCGAGGAAAAGTTCCGCCAGCTAGCCGAAAACATCCGGGAGGTGGTCTGGATGACCACACCCGCCATGGACGAACTGCTCTACGTGAGTCCCGCGTATGAGGTCATCTGGGCACGATCTCTGGAAAGCCTGCGTCAACGGCCGCGATCGTTCATGGAGGCGATTCACACTGAGGATCGCGAGCATGTGGTCGGCATCCTTGAAAGGCAGCGGGAACAGGGATTTGAGGTGGAATACCGCATCGTAAGACCTGACGGGTCTGTGCGATGGATCCGTGACCGTGGATTTCCCATAAAAAATCGGTCTGGAAAGGTGTACCGGATCGCTGGCGTTGCGGAGGACATCACCCAGCGCAAGCACGCTGGGGACGCCTTGCGGCGGTCGGCGGCAGAGCACCAGGCCCTGTCGCGGCGGCTGGTCGAACTGCAGGAATCTGAGCGCCGGCAGCTTTCCCGCGAGCTCCACGATCGGGTCGGCCAGTACCTGACCGCCCTGAGAATCAACCTCGATATCCTTCAGAAGGCGCTCGCTTCGAGCGGAAACGGCGAGGTTCGGGCACGAGTGGACGATTCGGCGGCGCTTCTCGAGTCGACGATGGACGCGATCGAGAACGTCATGTCGGAGCTGCGACCGTCGATGCTCGACGACCACGGTCTCGCGGCGGCCTTGGACTGGCACGCGAGTAATTTCTCCATGCGAACGGGGATCGCGGTCGCGGTAAGCGGAAGCGAGCCGGCTGTGCGACCGGCACCTCAGGTCGAAATCGCGCTCTTTCGCATCGCGCAGGAGGCGCTCAACAACGTCGTAAAACACGCCCGCGCGCGGCACGTCGAAATCGCGCTCGATCATGCGAACGGCGAATGCGTGATGTCCGTGCAGGACGACGGAATCGGCTTCGACCGCGTGGAGGCTACCTCGGACAAGCCGAAGCCCGGACTCGGCATGGTGACGATGAGAGAGCGCGCGCAGGCAGTCGGCGGGCGCTTCGAGGTTCGGGCGCTGCCCGGCCGCGGGACACGACTCACCGTGCGGGTTCCACGCTGA
- a CDS encoding response regulator transcription factor: MTISVLIADDHRVVAEGLRHLVEAQADMKVVALVEDGREAVSSAMEHSPDVVLMDIAMPVLNGTEATRIIRERCPQTRVIMLSAYSDPVHVYRALQAGAAGYIAKKSVAKEVVDAIRAAHEGRHYLSGQLNASLIDHVVRKAASDDPILRLSSRERQVLQMLAEGHSIAEIAETLSLSPKTVETYRARMMDKLDIRDLANLVRFAIRQGITSLE; this comes from the coding sequence ATGACGATCAGTGTTCTGATCGCCGACGATCACCGCGTTGTGGCTGAAGGTTTGCGCCATCTGGTCGAGGCGCAGGCCGACATGAAAGTCGTCGCTCTGGTCGAGGACGGCCGCGAGGCCGTGAGCAGTGCAATGGAGCACAGTCCGGACGTGGTCCTCATGGACATTGCCATGCCCGTTCTGAACGGCACCGAGGCGACGCGGATCATCCGGGAGCGGTGCCCTCAGACCCGCGTCATCATGCTCTCCGCGTACTCGGACCCGGTTCACGTGTACCGTGCACTGCAGGCTGGCGCAGCAGGCTATATCGCGAAGAAATCAGTGGCCAAGGAAGTGGTCGATGCGATTCGGGCGGCGCACGAAGGCAGGCACTATCTCAGCGGACAATTGAATGCAAGTTTGATTGACCACGTCGTCCGCAAAGCCGCCTCGGACGACCCAATTCTGCGGCTTAGCTCCCGCGAGCGACAAGTCCTGCAAATGCTCGCCGAGGGACACTCTATCGCCGAAATCGCGGAAACGCTGTCGCTCTCACCCAAAACGGTGGAGACCTACCGCGCTCGAATGATGGACAAACTCGACATTCGCGACCTCGCGAATCTTGTCAGATTCGCGATCCGGCAGGGCATTACTTCTCTCGAATAA
- a CDS encoding response regulator, with amino-acid sequence MQLAAGTAVLGGPDFGLPGIELACETRRAAQALIRRCHPQGVILDIRLNDSNGFDVLRQVKREPGAPVVIMPTSFPSTKARQECRALGGGFFFDKATEFEGAIEVLTDREFALRTSNSTYRPKPGANQ; translated from the coding sequence TTGCAGCTAGCCGCTGGTACAGCAGTGCTTGGCGGCCCTGATTTCGGGCTGCCCGGGATCGAACTCGCCTGTGAAACCAGGCGTGCGGCGCAGGCGCTGATCCGGCGCTGCCACCCGCAAGGGGTGATTCTCGACATTCGCCTGAACGACAGCAACGGCTTCGATGTGCTGCGGCAGGTCAAGCGCGAACCCGGCGCGCCGGTGGTCATCATGCCGACCAGCTTTCCCAGTACCAAGGCGCGGCAAGAGTGCCGGGCGCTGGGCGGTGGTTTTTTCTTCGACAAGGCCACGGAGTTCGAGGGGGCGATCGAGGTGCTGACCGACCGGGAGTTCGCGCTGCGCACTTCGAATTCAACATACCGGCCGAAACCGGGTGCTAATCAATGA